The following are from one region of the Coffea eugenioides isolate CCC68of chromosome 2, Ceug_1.0, whole genome shotgun sequence genome:
- the LOC113759252 gene encoding uncharacterized protein LOC113759252 yields MAAQKKLIDELISSGVQPEPAPVRQSESEPFVIPPIQTTFEGVFNPQYTYTQNPPFYPLYGQGFQPQGGQGGPNMPLDPQAFYQTTAEPVALEHTVQTKPEMGESSAPVDMKLLKRLDRFNEFIRKSQGLNKQGVLDYDDLCLFPNVQLPVGFKTPKFNKYDGTGNPKTHLRLFANKLGRPVDDENLPLRLFPESLEGDALDWYSNLKPEEVKTWFDLSNAFIRQYEYNCELAPTRTTLEGTKRRPSEDHKTYAKRWRKIAAKVEPPMTEDEIIRTFIKAHDPPYFEEIFRMTGCTFAVIVNKLEEYDDFVRVEKIVNVSALKSQVEALQGQGSSGKKPQFKKKEGEATFIWNQNPSPKPRYQHNPTYQPHYPYYSNPHHVYTTNIHHPRPRPSYPNPPLAHFQISQPNPPQNRPRPPYNPRFPPLNRPVYSHPQPPEPYNQSRSRTFTDLGRPLDQLYDQLKAAGKIGTVPPLTYPYGIYAGYNPQAVCAYHSGAPGHSTVDCKALKHRIQDMIEAGEIVIRKKEAQGPNINRNPLPEHANTIGVILDDAEYEEQVKKLAREAEVFGITDQPFIIEVPFEEDKRPFILDLTLAESKALEPMVIEFPEQEPVLSLQRVPWNYDEPVIQIGEKSIAKEEVSVVTRPGRIASPFGATIPIQTNNPELPAKPTITEKEALDFLKRLQRSEYNVVEKLSKSPAQISMLDLLFSSDMHRDALLEVLTKAQIPKDISVANF; encoded by the coding sequence atggccgcccaaaagaagttGATCGACGAGCTCATTAGTAGTGGAGTGCAGCCCGAGCCTGCGCCTGTCAGACAATcggaatccgaaccatttgtcattcctccaattcaaaccacttttgagggAGTTTTCAACCCGCAGTATACTTACACTCAAAATCCTCCGTTCTATCCTCTCTATGGGCAAGGGTTTCAGCCTCAAGGTGGTCAAGGTGGTCCAAACATGCCTCTGGATCCACAAGCTTTTTATCAGACTACCGCAGAGCCTGTTGCGCTGGAGCacactgttcaaaccaagccagaaatgggagagtcGTCCGCCCCGGTTGATATGAAGTTACTCAAGCGGTTGGATCGTTTCAATGAATTCAtcaggaaaagccaaggtttaaaCAAACAAGGGGTGTTAGACTATGATGATCTGTGCCTGTTTCCAAATGTACAGCTGCCCGTGGGGTTTAAGACCCCGAAGTTTAATAAATATGATGGTACGGGCAATCCTAAGACACACTTGCGTTTGTTTGCCAACAAATTGGGAAGACCGGTGGATGACGAAAACTTGCCATTAAGGTTATTTCCAGAGAGTCTAGAAGGAGACGCCCTTGATTggtattcaaacttaaagccAGAGGAGGTGAAGACTTGGTTTgatctgtccaatgccttcatCAGACAGTACGAATATAACTGTGAGCTAGCACCGACCAGAACTACTTTGGAAGGCACCAAGAGgcgaccatctgaagatcataagacatacgCCAAAAGATGGAGGAAGATAGCTGCCAAGGTTGAGCCTCCGATGACCgaagatgaaattattcgcactttcataaaggcgcatgatcctccatacTTCGAAGAAATCTTCCGTATGACTGGGTGTACGTTTGCTGTGATTGTGAATAAACTCGAAgagtatgatgattttgtgagaGTTGAAAAAATTGTTAACGTTTCTGCCCTAAAATCACAAGTAGAAGCTTTACAAGGGCAGGGGAGCAGTGGAAAGAAGCCgcagtttaaaaagaaagagggggaggCAACTTTTATCTGGAACCAGAACCCTTCACCCAAaccccgataccaacacaatccaacctaccaaccacATTACCCTTATTATTCAAACCCGCACCATGTATATACTACCAATATCCATCACCCTCggcctcgcccaagctatcctaacccACCTTTAGCCCATTTTCAAATCTCTCAACCAAATCCACCCCAAAACcgacctcgccctccatataacccaagatttcctccCCTAAATAGACCTGTTTATAGTcatcctcaacctcctgaaccttacaaccaATCCCGTAGCCGTACATTTACCGATTTAGGCAGGCCTCtagaccaattgtatgaccagtTGAAGGCCGCCGGAAAGATTGGCACGGTACCCCCTCTGACCTATCCATATGGCATATACGCTGGGTATAACCCACAAGCcgtctgtgcttatcattcaggggcaCCCGGACATTCGACTGTTGATTGCAAGGCTCTTAAGCATAgaattcaagatatgattgaagcCGGAGAGATTGTAATCAGGAAAAAGGAGGCACAAGGGCCGAATATAAATAGGAACCCCTTGCCTGAACACGCTAATACCATTGGAGTCATTCTGGACGATGCAGAGTATGAGGAGCAAGTCAAAAAATTGGCAAGGGAAGCTGAGGTGTTTGGGATCACAGACCAACCATTTATAATAGAGGTGCCGTTTGAGGAGGATAAAAGGccttttattttggatctcaCTCTAGCTGAGAGCAAGGCTTTGGAGCCAATGGTCATCGAATTTCCGGAGCAGGAGCCTGTTCTGAGTTTGCAGCGAGTGCCATGGAACTACGATGAACCTGTCATACAAATTGGAGAAAAGTCAATTGCCAAAGAAGAGGTGTCAGTGGTCACTAGACCAGGGAGGATTGCAAGTCCGTTTGGAGCTACCATTCCGATTCAAACAAATAACCCCGAGCTGCCCGCTAAACCAACAATTACCGAGAAGGAAgccttggattttcttaaaaggctccaAAGAAGCGAATATAATGTAGTCGAGAAGCTAAGCAAGTCGCCCGCCCAAATATCCATGTTGGATCTGCTCTTTTCTTCGGATATGCATAGGGATGCGTTGCTCGAAGTGTTGAccaaagctcaaatccctaaggACATTTCGGTTGCTAATTTCTGA